A window of Chaetodon trifascialis isolate fChaTrf1 chromosome 3, fChaTrf1.hap1, whole genome shotgun sequence genomic DNA:
CGACTGAAGGCTCTGActgaagatgagatgagagtCTCTTGTTAAacagcactgcacacacaagCTTACAAACTACATGGAAGAACTAAATGTGGAGGTTGTAAAGAGGACCgtttgatttttgttgttttttgcatcAAAAAGTTTGTAATGTGTGAGCAAAGGTTGTCtccgtgtgtgtcagtgcattaATTGAGTGCAGTGTTTAAACCTGAGTCACACTCCTTGTACGTGCACACATACTTGACCAGTAAAGCCGATTCTGATTCTACAAGTCTTCACTTAAATGAGTGGATGTAAAAGCTTTTACAGCTTCACTCcatgtcttcttctctctcctctcgttCTTCTCGACCTATCTGCTCTGAAGGAAAGCCTGCACAGCCTGCGGGTGCAGCACGGTCGACCACGCCCCTGGAAGTGATGCCGAAGACGACCAGCGAATGGGACGCCTGCTCACAGACTCACCCTGCTCCCATTTGACAGCAAAGGTTAAAGGAGGTGGCGGCCTTCGCGTGTACAAGAGGAACCGCATGATTGTGACCAATCCGGTGGTGTCGCGCAAAGACCCGACCTTCAACACCACGACATACGACTGGGCGCCGGCCGGCCTCAACCAGACGCTGGTGAGGATCAGTGTGAAGTACAGGAGGTTGGTTGTTCGTATGAAGCTGCAGTCTGTTGGTCTGTGTCAGCTTGTGAAGTCACATTTTACTGATCCGAGGACACAATCATCTGACTCACCACATGTGGACTGTAGGTATAAGCCTGCCACTGGCCCCTCCACGACCTGTGTGTTACTGTTTTCAGAGTCTTCGTCACCactggaaacaacaacaacaacaatctctTTATCCATGTTAATACCAGGCCCCACCAAATGTTCCACCAAAACAAGTTCCCCCCGACACTGTTGTTCAAGGGCACTGTCGCTGCATCCTGGGCTCAGCGCTGCTCAAGACGACTGTGATTAAGAAACGCAAACAAGACAGAGCGTTTCTCCCCTGTACCTGAATGACAGGGGGGTGCAGCCAGACCGGATAGAGCAAAGCGACAAAACAAATGTTAGCACACAACATGAATCAGGGTTTGGAGAAACTAACCTTTTAAGCATGTGATGTAAATCCCTGATTTGTAAGTGAAAACCTgagtaaatgtttaaattataaTCCAGACCTGTTGTAAGCACCCATTAGATAGTACTGACTATATTAATAGTCTGTAACAGCAGGAATCATTTTGGTTTACGTTTCTTTTTAAAGCAACGTAACACAATTATTTTACCTTAAAGCTTCAGCTTCAAAATCCTTTTGATGCTACACTGATTTGTAATAAGAAGAATGAGGCGTCTTTCATTCCCATTCGTGCACGAGGCCACACAGAGTAAATCTTAGACTGGCTTTTACTCCAAACTGTGGGGGCACCAAGTCGCAAAACTACCAGTTCTTGCATAATGTGGCTAAAAGCTTTGGCAGTTGAGGAGCAGCCACTTTGCTCAGAAAATCCAGAACACAGCATATATGACGTACTGTCCCATTAGATTTATCTCTATTACTCACAAAAACTGTTGTGCATGTAACATAGaattgctaatgctaatgctaacaaacaCATTATCATTAGAGGATGAATGAATGACGGTCATGTACTGTTCACACTATCGATCGCCCAGGAGGTTATTGGTGTTCTGGTGTtgaccaatcagcagctgtCACCAATTTAAGACCAGTCCTCAGTGCTCATCCATGTTCGTTTGTTTCCAGCCTCTTGTCCCGTGTGCTCACGCTGATAAACAAAGAAAGTGTGTTGTTTCAGCTGACACCCACCTATGTAAAGTGAAGTACATGCCTAAAATATGATGGAAGCAAATATAGATTCTGTTATCGAGATTAAAAACTAAAATTGATTCCCATCAAAGGTTTACCACTGGGACTTACCTCTGTACTTGTTGGTgaattttagttttgtttactttctgcagccctctctctgtgtttacttTATGTTCGTTTAGtttctgcagcctcctctgcgTGTCGAGCAGTCTACACCGTCTGGTTTCCATTAAAAACAGACTCAAGTCTGTTTCAGGTTTCACAACCTACAATTATAAAGATGACAGTGATTATTGAGCACTGCAGTGAGGCGGGGGGAGTCACGGGGGACGTTACTGTGGTTGAACTTGTGGAGACAGATCCAGATCCAGCAGCAGGACTGCGCTCCAGACcttcagcatgtttgtgtcATTCAATACTTTTATGTTCTGCTGTGACATGAACGCTGCAGCATGTTCAGTCTGCTGGTTCAGCTCTGGCCTGTTACTCACCGTCTCACTCTGTGTCATCTGCAACGCACAGATGTGTCGCTGACAACACCTGGACGGTGTGAtgacacctgaaacacacactctgctctgtcGTCGAGCTGCATTAATGAGAGCGAGATGATCATGCAGTGTTTTCGAGAAAGCACATCGACACTGCAAACTGAGACCAGCGTCTTCTGATTTGTCTACTTTAGATATTGTGTTCAACAAGCTAAAATTTCAGCGGTGGGAGATGCCAGCAAAGAGCCAAAATGAAGAGAACTTTTGAAAAACATCTGTGATATCATGGATGTATCTCTCATTGAGACCTGTCGGGAGTTTGGAGACACTCGTGTAAATAAATGATAGTATGAATATCAGCGGCACCAACCTGCACCACCTCTTGCATTACTGCATGCTAAAattgcagcagctgtttctttctttgcctcAAGGTGGCGACATGAACAGTCTGCATCCGCAGGTCCACAGTGCTGCAGTTAATGTCTTTCTTGTAGGTGGTGGCAGGTGTAGAACTGATCTGTTAATGATCAAGCAGCTCCACATCGTGGCGAATCTGCAGCCTGATaaatgtgaatgagtgaatgtgttACTTGTTGCTTACAAAGCTCCTGATCTTCCCTCAGGCCATGCAGTACATGGAGCTCATCCCGGAGAGTCAACGTCCCGTCTCTGGGACAGATGGAGCGCTGGAGCGTCGCAGGCAGCTCTTCAGCCAGCTTCCTATCTACGATCAGGACCCCATGAAGTGTCAGAGCCTGGCCAGTGAGGACGAGGTACAGAACTCTGCCAGGGCCAAACTCCTTTTACATTAATGCTAACGtgttaagctaacattagctgtaCGTTAGCTAAGCAATATCACTGATTATCGCTTAAATCAGTTTTCATGGCTGCAACGTGCACATGATGGAAAAGTCTAATGAAACAACACGCTACTCTCTTAGATTTCCTCCATGCTGCTGTTCGTGAAGCACTACAAACAGGAGGTGCTGGGAGTCGGGGAGGTGGCCTTACCTGGTGAGGGCGGAGCCCTGAGGGAAGCAGCCATTCAGAGGACAGCGAAGGAGGCCAAGGACCGCAGCAACAGCAGTAAGAAGGATGCCGCAGAGCACCAGGACCACGGCTCAACCAATCGCAacactgcttctgctgctggctCCACTAATGGAACCAATGACAGCACTAAGACTGAATATGTAAGTAAATAAGACGGCTGACATGTTTGACGTTTAAATCCTGACAGCATTGGTTTTGGACCCCTTAAAGTTACCTGAATAGATTACCAACCCCACCCAACTCCGCCTCATTTTACCAATTGTTCACGGGTttattgttttcacagcagcctGTGTGACACTGGAAGTTACCTCTAACATTAAAACTAGATGTTTGTTTCAGCAGTTTGGTGCATGACCGTCTTTCACTGTCACATTCTGTCCTTTCTTTGTCCTCTAGCGGTGTACTGGTTGCCAAGGTGAGGTTGCCAAGGAGAATCCGGTTGTTTATGCTGAGCGTTCTGGTTACCGTAGCGCCCTGTGGCATCCCACCTGCTTCGTCTGTTCAGAGTGTGGCCAGGGATTGGTGGACCTGGTCTACTTCTGGTCCAATCAGAAGTTATTCTGTGGAAGACACTACTGTCAGACGGTCTGGCCAAGGTGCTCGGGCTGTGATGAGGTGAGAcaacatcacttcctgtggacACGGTGAATGTAaatgtagcatgctaacagactaAGCTAACATGTTGAACATGATAAGATTATATTAAGTATATGTCATTATATAACATCAGTATTGTTGCTGTGatcttagcatttagctcaaagcagagTAATGTAACATACCTGAGTCCTACAAACATTATGAATAACAGTTGTTGATTTAATTatctcctcctttgctcccccctgctcctcctgctccttcagtTGATCTTCTGCCAGTCTCTTCACTCGGCAAAAGATGGACGGACGTGGCATCAACATCATTACTGCTGCTGGAAGTGTGGGCAAAACCTGGATACACCCTGTCAGCACTGAGACACTCACATGACGTGGAATTCAACACAATGTGGTTTTTAAGAGATGCAGAGACAGTGAAGCAGTTctgaataaaaatacaaatgtgagacaagacaaaaaatatTTAGTAAGTAAATCTCAAATCGACCGTGGATGGTTGGTTAGCTTATTGTATATAAAACAAACGAAGCACCAGACAAATGACACCAAACAAGTAGTACTTAAAAACTTTAAATTATATGTTTAGTCGACATAtttagtgttttaaaaaaatgtgtcttACAAAGAAAAATCATCCAGTTGATATATTGATGTTTAAAATACTTAAGCCATCTAGCTGACATTAAAGTACTCGAAGACTTGTTCAGCTGAGCCTACTGGTGTTTCAAGTACTTAAGGAAATGTTTAGTTGACACAAAAGTGTTTAAAGTACTTAAAGAAACATTTGGTTGATTTATTAGCACTTAAAGTACTGACAGTGACCGGAGCCAGATGTGCTGGTTTcagtctgcagtgtttcagatACAACCAGCAGCTTACAGGACGGAGATCCAGACCTGACAGTTTAGgaaataaatgagtaaatgagcaaataaaatgagaaataaatgtagtagtagtagtagtagataAAAGATAGTAAAACCATTGAcaaataaatgtgacaaaacaatctcaacTCAAGGTCCTTGAACCTCTCGAGCAGGTTCCAGGGCTTTCAAGAGGTCTTGTTATTTCCAGGTTGAGCTTGAACGATCGTTCTCGTTCTTGGAAAGAGCAGTTTGACAGAGCAACTCAACTCATGGTCCAATTCGCAGCCTGGGAGCTTTCAACTACATCACGCCGTCTTCATCATCAGGacaagttttaacatccacatTATGAACATCATCACTTCTGTGACAACCAAGCAAACTCATCCCATGTTGAGGGACTTGAATAgaatactgtactgtgtatctGACAATCCCATACAAAGTAATGCATAAATTCAAATTCACATGCTGTAACTTGGCTACAGTTAAACTACTGGGATGATGAAAATATTGGAACCGAAAAGGTTCAAGGACcaaaaaaagtcaagaaaacctgatttattttgaagggaCACACTGCAGAAAATCTCTTTCTTCTCAAAGTTACAAAAGTTTTAAAGTTAAAGCTTCATATTTTCAACAGAAATCAACTTATCTGGGAAGACTAAATTAAACTTGTAAAATTTGAATTAAATCCTAGCATGTCAGGTTTGAATCTGTGCTGAATCCACTTGCTAACATTTATTTCAGGCAGATATTATCTAATTGTTTGATTCAAATCTAAGAGAACTGGACAGGCAGAAGGCTGGAAAATGCATAGAACTAGAGATTAATAGTGCTCTAGAAAATATGACCTTTGCTTAAGCATAGCTGTTAttgtcttcattttcctctctgtcctttctgctTGATGTGTTATTTCAGTCAAACTGCAGATCCATTTTGAATTTAACCTCTTTCATGAACATGGATCTCAGCTGCTGCGCAACACTGCTTAATGTTAGCTTTATTCCTGATAAAGTTTTGTATTTTGCTCACACTTTTCTGGCTGCATTTCTGTAGCTGCAAAGTTATTATAATTGATTTGTGCTAAAATCCCCCAAAACAAGTCAGCCAGAAGTAAAATCAACATTAGACAGAAGCTCAACCTTTGCTTTTTTATTCCATGAAATGAAATCTATCAATGCAATCAGATCAGCGTAACATCAGCTAATATGaacttgtgttttttatgttaCTTTTTGAATTGGTTGCTGTTGGCAAAATGCTAATGCTTACTCTAGAAACAAGGACAATATGCTAGCAGTTTTGTTTGATGTGATTAGCTAAATATGTAGCACACAGAGAACAATACTGTTCAGTCTAATGCTGAAAGTGATGGACATGGATGATATAGTAGAATATAGCAATATCAAACTGAGTATTGATCTCTGTGTGTCCAATATGCCTTGTTTAGCCgagcttagcacaaaaactgGAAGTGGGAGCACTGCTAGCCTCGTCTAGCTCAGTCAGTTATGAAGTAATACACCTTTGAAATGAGCTCACCACGATGAGATATTAAACTTTGTCTGGTTGAGATGATAAAcaaggatttctaaaaatccACTCTGTGAGGgaaattcagcttttttatAATGTTCAGAAAGGAAATCGATCGATCCCCAGTTAAATAATGTACTGTTCACAAACAGTAATGGACACTCATTGTGTAAGACACAGGTGGTGTTTGGTGCTTTGAAGGTATGAGACAGTGGGATGTGGGATCAATCAGACAACAGCACAAGATGAGACTAACTACTGGATTCTGCAGTGAATACTGAACAATATAAccacattttactgttttaaatcAGCAGTGATGGTGTTTTTACACAGATTTTAAAGTGACAGTGTCTTCACCTGCAGGGATTAATGATCATCCCGCACCAGGTTACGGTTGCATGACATGTTTtggcatttgtttttgtatctgCGCTCTCTTAGTTAAAGAGTTAAAGAAAGATGTTTCTGCTGATCGTGTttgacagctgattggttggAATTAAACTTCCTTCTGATTGAACTTCCTGTTCTCTATCATCTTTTTTTAGAGAGAGCTGAGGGGAGATCAGTTAAGGACAGGTTGCAGCTTTCCATATATCTGATACAAGTTTAACCTGACATGTATCTGATCATATTGAATTCATGTTGAGTGTTCATCACATCACTGATAGAATCTGTATATCTTAACATTATAGTGAGttgcttttttatattttttgacAAACAGTCTCAGCAAAAATATCTTTGTTGATGAAAAAAAGTAATATACTCTTTCTTTTATGCACATgttgaataaaaacatgaagaccTCTTTCAGTGAACTTTGGAGCCATTATAAACCCATAAATTTAACATTAATAACCAACAATGACAATTTCCAATAATCTATAATGTGCCTGTAAGCACAAATATGAATATTCTTTAATTGTTCAAAGAACTAACTCATCCCATGAAGCGTGATTTCAAACACTTTTATCCCATCCCAGTTTAAGGTAAATATACCTTTTAACATTCAAGTTAAGTTTGGAGAGTATAAACTGCGTTGTTGCTTTTGAAAGTGTCTCCTATGATGGCCCATCAAAGATCCAAAGATCAACATCtaaaaatcattcattcatcaaatgCAACAGCTGAATGTTTCAGAAGAGGAACTCAGGTGATCCGGTCTTCAGATCCGCTTCCAGCTGgagcaaaatgtttttcagctttaaagCAGAGCTCTTTTTTAAAGTCAAGATAATTGGGAATTAGTTTTAGAAGGAGGATCACAAACCTCCattgatgtatgtgtgtgctgacctACTCCCAGCAGGAATGTTACGTATCCCTGTGGTTTCTCGGCCAGCGTTCCTGGGCAGTTGCATCACCCAGCTGACCGTCTGACAACCGCTTCCTGAACCATGAAAGAAAAGCCAGAAAAGGATATTTTTAGTCCCAAACTGAGACAAATTTATTTGGTAAGCAGAGTTTTATGGCCTTTAATAGCACCCAGCATGATAAGGGTGGGTTTACAGAGGATCTCAGAGTAACAGCACTTCCTCTGTTTCTATATACAGATTATCCAACATGGTTAGACCTAAGATTGTCAAATCTGGTTTTTGAATAGTTACATTTATAAATATTGTACATCCAAAATCGTATCCTTCATCCATCCAGTTTATTGAGAATGGAAAATtctcatttgtgtgtctgcagtgatgcACTACGTTTACTGAAGGCaggttttgtttactttttgaaactaaatgGGAGGAAATTAGTAGATTTTAGctaaacagaccaaaaacaagatgtttttcTCAGGGTTAGTGCAGACCTTAAACACAGATGTTCCTGACCCCTCAGGGTGCATATGGACATAATTACATatgcaagaaaaataaaacaaatgaagtaAAGTAAGTGTCACCTGTTGCACAACACAGgtcaaatacaacaaaacaaaagcagtaaCAACTTTAACAAATAAGCAAACAGATAAATGCTCAAGAAGTATATAAATGTGACCATTGTCCTTCATAGAAAATTAGCTACAAGACAAACATAAGCAATAATTAAATCTGCAAtaactgtcttttgtttgtttgtttgtttgtttgttttcaggagcAGTTCAACACAACGCTGACATATCATCACTTTTTAAGCATTCATTTAAGTATTCAAATGatgctaaatcctgattggtaCATGGTACATACAACATCTCCGATTTCCCAGCTGAGCCCctgtgagaaaaaaacacagtcaaaacTAATAATACagaaacttttgtttgtttgtctcttatAACTTTGGCAGATAGTTGGATGTTAATGTAGGATCCCGCCGCTCATAGTAAAAGATGGTTGAGAAAACATGTTCTCAGGGCATTtaactctttctcttttctttcacatCACAGCATCACAAACCTACTATTTGCATCACTGCGttatttgtgtttaatgtttgttcATATACATTACATCCAAGCAATTATCTTGtgcaatatatacatatatatatccaAAATACAGACATTGGACGGTGGCGCCCTCGTGTGGACGCACTCCACACTCACGCACCCGCACAGTATGGTATTTCCGACAGTGCGTGAACGCAGCGCGGTGCTCTCATTGCACTTTGCCTTTAAGCGCACATGAAAGGCTGTTGTGTAATTTgggtgaaagaggaggaggaggagcggacTGAATGGAGGACAGCTTTCTCTGACAGACCGAGGAGGACGCAGACAGGTACGGTGCCCACTCCTGTACAGCTTATAAGAAACATGTTACAGGCCTAATGACCATGAACATGTCCGTATTtagcagctgtctgtcgttTCAGACTGTCGGTGTTTATTTGACCTGCGCTGTCCATCATGTTGTGATCATGTGTGAGATGTGATGTTAAAAGGACTTACAGACGATCATATCCAGGATCTTAGGTGTTGCATGTTTTATCTGCTGGTTCACGAAGCCGCTTTAAACCTTCAGCAGGTTATAAATTCAGTCTGAAACTAGCAGGAAACCAGCGATGGGTTTGTTCAGGGGAAGCGGCGGCTTCCGCTCCTGTCCTGCCCTTTGACACAGTCACCTCCCGGCTGCCAGTGAGGACTCACTTCATGCAACTTTATGTAACTTTGAGATTATACGTGATCAGATGGAGTTTGGCTGGTTCAAACAGGGGTGAGACCCCTTTTTCCTGTCAAAGGCAGGGCACTTTTTATACCATCCTCTGcgggccatactaaattattgaaccCACGCCGCTTCTGTTTGGCGAGGTGTCTGATGTCAGAGggctgtgatgatgaagaggaggatgaggatgagcagtcagtcttgagcagaactgagtcCCTGCAAGAGAAAGGAGCTGCTCGCAGCAGCAGGTTGTCTcaaacagagatgcaaactTCAGTGCACGTCTCCTCAGAATGGGTAGATCCCACATCTTCATCATTGCTTTCCATCAAATatgttcagctgttttgttGACTGTTCAggtcctgaaacctctcaccaaatgcctgaaggagttttcacgCACAGCGGCCTGTTCAGATGTCATCATAGGTGCAGCTCTTGCAGAGCAGgaacatgcagtgtttcctctttcgagctgccacagctttaatttcacttcagctgatttctcatttgacagcaggaagctgagagctgctggtgcttgaggttcagctctaaGAGGTTCCtttcccttcatctctatgaattattccagacaaacgGACACTTTGGTTTAATTTGTCACAGTTTAATTTGTCCAgttccagcagctccacagcagcaacaaggctctgcttcacaaattctccttctgaatgaggtttcagctttctaactgttagcatgctcaccACAAAAGTTGCCTGTATGCCACGGCCtttgtcagaatgtggtctcatgaaagctgtgtgtttgccacctttttcatcactgcgaGCTCGTCCCCACAAATTAATTTCTGACTTGCCTTTTGCTTCAACCAAAATGATAAATGTCTGTCtatttctcttggaaagcgAAACACTCTGCATCTACTTTTGTTGTCATGACAGTTGCCATAATGCATGTCATCGATATAGCATAACTGCTAGATGGGTGTTATGTTCAGGGACCACCCTAAAGGATGTGTTAGTCTACTATTTatgctattttctttttttttcttcgatAATTTTTTGTATTCATGAACTGCCTCGCGGGCGGCTCCCCACTACTGGTTCAAAGCATCCATGTTCAGTTTTGACCTTGTTAATTATAGCAGCTTTGCAAAACATTACCACCTCATTCCCACCTCACCTCTatgtttatatattatatagaTCAACCTGCTCGGGTGCACCTGGGTAAGAATAAATGAGCTGATAGATGCTAGCAGTTTCCCTCTTATCCCTCGGTTGTGCTAAGCTAGTTTAAAGACAATCGCAGTGTTACGTCTGAACTGAAcgtacataaataaaactgatatgtctgtctgactgttctGAGAATGGTTTAGTCTGTCAGAGGAAG
This region includes:
- the lmcd1 gene encoding LIM and cysteine-rich domains protein 1; the encoded protein is MDVSSAMEKMSVKQSAGGAAVCLVCDGSCSGFQPHSWRKACTACGCSTVDHAPGSDAEDDQRMGRLLTDSPCSHLTAKVKGGGGLRVYKRNRMIVTNPVVSRKDPTFNTTTYDWAPAGLNQTLAMQYMELIPESQRPVSGTDGALERRRQLFSQLPIYDQDPMKCQSLASEDEISSMLLFVKHYKQEVLGVGEVALPGEGGALREAAIQRTAKEAKDRSNSSKKDAAEHQDHGSTNRNTASAAGSTNGTNDSTKTEYRCTGCQGEVAKENPVVYAERSGYRSALWHPTCFVCSECGQGLVDLVYFWSNQKLFCGRHYCQTVWPRCSGCDELIFCQSLHSAKDGRTWHQHHYCCWKCGQNLDTPCQH